AGCCCCATCCCGCACGCCGACCTCATCACCGGCACCACCCACAAGACGCTGCGCGGCCCCCGCGGAGGCTTCATCCTGTCCCGCCAGAAGCACGCGCACAGCATCGACAGCGCCGTCATGCCCGGCATCCAGGGCGGGCCCATGATGCACGTGATCGCCGGCAAGGCCGTCTGCTTCAAGCTGGCCGCGACGCCGGAGTTCCGCCAATACCAGACGCAGGTCCTGGCCAACGCCCGCGCGATGGCCGACGAACTGGCCGGGGCGGGGTTCTCCCTCGTCAGCGGCGGCACGGACAACCACATGCTCATGGTGGACTTGACCGAGAACGGCCTGAGCGGAATCGAAGCCCAGAACGTGCTCGCACGCGCCCACATCACGCTCAACAAGAACGCGATCCCGTACGACCGGCGCAAGCCGTCCGAGGGCAGCGGCATCCGTATCGGCACCCCCGCCGTGACCACCCGGGGGCTGACCGAACCGGACGTGCGGCAGGTGGCCCGCTGGATCGCCGAGATACTGCTCGCCCCCGACCCCGCGAAGGCGGCCGACGCGCTCAAGCCCCAGGTGCTGGACCTCTGCGAGCGCTTCCCGATCCCCTGAGGGCCCGCAGGAGGCCCGCCCGCCCCGGCGGGCAGGGCGCCTGTGCCACACAAGAAGACTCCTTCCACGGGCTGCTGAGGGCCGCCGGGGCGCCGGCTGTCCCTGTGCATGCCCGCAGGAACCCCGCGACCGCCGGATTCGGCACGCACCCCCGTCTGCCCCCCATGGCCCCCGGATGCCACATAATTTCCTTGCATTGACGCACGGTCTGTGGTACCATGCAAATATGGGGGAGAGGTGTACGTGTGGTGCGCCGCCCCGGATGGGTCCGTTGTTCTTATGCCTGAGGCCGTTGCGCGCGATCCCGGACGGGGCGCGTGCGCCCGGGGGCGGTGGAGGGAGGGCCTACGATGAGCGTTCCGTTCCAGCTTGCAGTTGCGGACGGGATTGGGGCCGGTGCTGGGGGCGTGCCGGCGGTCTTCGGGTCCCGCAGGACCCTGCTGAGCAGTCTTGGCCTGAGCGGGCTTCTGCTGCTGACCAGCATGCTGTTCGTGCGCAACCTCCCCGTGGGAGTCAAGATCTTCACGTGGGGGCTGTTCGCCTGGTCGCTCGTGGTGACTGCCTACGCGGTCTTCACGTACGTGGCCGTGCGCCGGTCCGCTCACACGGTGGGCAACGGCATGACCGATCCGCTGACCGGCCTGCTGAACCGCAAGGGCCTCATCACGGCCCTGGAGGAATACGATCTGGACGTCGAGCAATTCGGCCGGCGCGTGCGTCTCATCGACGTGGACCTGGCCAACCTGGACAGGGTCAACCACGAGTTCGGGCAGTCGATGGGCGACGTCGTCCTGCAGGACATCGCGGACCTGCTGCGCCGCACGGCGCCGGGCAGTGCGCTGGTCGGTCGGCTCGGGGGCGACGAGTTCCTGCTGGCTCTTCCGGGCGCGACGGACGCCGAGACCGATCGGCTGGCCGCGGCCCTGCGGGTCGCCGTGGCCGATTACTCGCTGAACCTCGGGGACCGCGGCGAGGTCGGCGGGCTGAAGGCACACGTCAGCGTCGCGGCCTATCTGCCCGACCACTCGTCCCTGCACGAGACGGTCAGGTGTGCCAAAGAGGCCAGTGTTCACGGGCGCCTGCCCGACGGGGCAGGGCAGGCCGACGAGACGGCCTACCACGTGCCGCGTGTCACCCTCGGGGCCTTTGCCGTGCACCGATGGCAGAACCTGAGCGAGAAGGCGCGGGGCGGGTTCACGCTCTGGCAGCGGTCGCCCGCCGACGGCGAGTTCCTCGAAGCGATGGTCAGCGACATCGTGCGGATGCTCGACGGGAAGGCGGAGGTGCAGTGGGTGGACTTTGTGACCACCCCCCCGGCCGCCGGAACGCGCGTGACGCCCGGACGGCGTCTGGCCGAGGCCGTCGCGAAGCAGTTGGGCGTTCCCTATCGCGACGTGATGCGGGCCGACACGAGCGGCCCCGAGACGCGCAGCGTCGAGCCCGCCGTCGGCGCCTTCGTTGACAGGGGCGCCGGCGCGCTGTTGGTCACCGACGTGATCGGCTCGGGCATCCTGGAACGTCGCTGCGTCAGAAAGCTGTCCGCCGCCGGCGTCCGTGTCCAGGTCGCCGCCTGGGCGGCCTACTGACGCCGGTCCGCCCTGCGCCGCGCCCGTCGCACACCGGTCCGTCGTGTTCCCCGCTGTCCCTGCCTGTCCGTCCGCGGCAGACTCCCGGTGACCGGTCCGGAGGGAGACTGCCCATGGACGCGTCGCGCGTGGGGGTGGTGGGTCTGGGCACGTTCGGCGAGGTGCACCTGAATGCCTACGCCGGCCAGCCCGGTCCTCCGACTACCGTGAGATGCCTGCGATGCACGGCCTGCGCGTCACCCGCACGGTGCCGGCCATGGAGCAGTCGGCCCGCCAGGGACGGCCCGTCGAGCTGTGACTACAGCGCGCGCAACGCCGCGCGGCCGTAGTCCAGCATGCTCAGGACGGTGATGGCCACGACGGCCGAGCTCAGCCCGATCACGAACGTCTGCTCCCAGCGGCCCCAATACAGCGGCCCCGCCATCAGCACCGCACCGCACGTCCCCTGCACCAGCGCCTTCAGCTTGCCGGTGCGCCGGGCGCTCACGTCGCCTCCGCGTTCCGTCATGACGATGCGCGAGTAGGAGACCGTGACGTCCCGCACGGCCATGACGAGCGGCACGAACGCCAGGCACCGGCCGATCATCGCCAGCGACCAGTACACGACCAGCCGCGACACGCTGTCCGCATAGGGGTCGAACAGCTTCCCGAATTTGCTCACCGTCCGGCTGCGACGGGCGGCGTAGCCGTCCGCCAGATCGGACACCTCGATGGCGATGATCAGGATCGTGGACGCCACGATCGCCCAGCTCCGGTCCCGTGACCACAACGTCAGCACGGCCACCGGCACTGCGAGGGCCAGGCGCGATCCCGTGAGGAGATTGACGAGCACCAGCTTGGACAACGGCGCCTCCTTCTGAGGCCGGTCGTTCGGCACATGCGAGGGCACGGACTGCAGGCGACGGGGCGCGAGCGACTTCGGCCCGGCTGGGGTCGGCAGGCGGCGCCTGCACGCGCCGCCGCCGGCGCCCTTATACCATCCGCCGTCGCCGCCTGCAAGGGCACGGACGTCGTCCCTGCCCCCTGCCCCCTAACCCGTTGGCCGCAAAGGGGAAGCGGCCGGGCGCGTTCGACTTCCGCTTGAACTGCCCCCGCGTTCTGCTATAATCCA
The DNA window shown above is from Candidatus Brocadiaceae bacterium and carries:
- a CDS encoding GGDEF domain-containing protein; the protein is MSVPFQLAVADGIGAGAGGVPAVFGSRRTLLSSLGLSGLLLLTSMLFVRNLPVGVKIFTWGLFAWSLVVTAYAVFTYVAVRRSAHTVGNGMTDPLTGLLNRKGLITALEEYDLDVEQFGRRVRLIDVDLANLDRVNHEFGQSMGDVVLQDIADLLRRTAPGSALVGRLGGDEFLLALPGATDAETDRLAAALRVAVADYSLNLGDRGEVGGLKAHVSVAAYLPDHSSLHETVRCAKEASVHGRLPDGAGQADETAYHVPRVTLGAFAVHRWQNLSEKARGGFTLWQRSPADGEFLEAMVSDIVRMLDGKAEVQWVDFVTTPPAAGTRVTPGRRLAEAVAKQLGVPYRDVMRADTSGPETRSVEPAVGAFVDRGAGALLVTDVIGSGILERRCVRKLSAAGVRVQVAAWAAY
- a CDS encoding CDP-alcohol phosphatidyltransferase family protein, with protein sequence MSKLVLVNLLTGSRLALAVPVAVLTLWSRDRSWAIVASTILIIAIEVSDLADGYAARRSRTVSKFGKLFDPYADSVSRLVVYWSLAMIGRCLAFVPLVMAVRDVTVSYSRIVMTERGGDVSARRTGKLKALVQGTCGAVLMAGPLYWGRWEQTFVIGLSSAVVAITVLSMLDYGRAALRAL